GCAGTGATAATCAAAAATCGGCTGTTGTGCCGCATAATTGTGATAAAGTTGACGAGAAAATTCAGTATCAAGTAAAAAGTCTTCAGTTAAAAAACGCATATTATTCTCCATAAACCGTTTTAATATATTGAATTGCACATGCCAATAACATGCGCAACTCGATTAATTTATTGTTGCTCAGTTGTTGATGGTGCTTTTAAAATTGTCCATACCGCTAACGCAGCTAAAAGGTCAAGGCAACTTAAAATTACAAATAATGGGCTAAAACCAACAGATTCCGCAAGTGCTCCCACAATTAAAGCAAAGATAGTACTAGCAAGCCATGCTGCCATACCTGTAAAACCATTAGCAGTTGCAACTTCATTGCGACCAAATACATCGGATGATAATGTAATCAATGCACCCGATAATGCTTGGTGAGCGAATCCACCAATACAAAATAAGAAGATAGCAACATAAGGATTTGCAAACAGCCCAATTAACCCAGGTGCAATCATTAATACACCACCAACAGTAACAACTAATTTGCGCGAGTTAATCAAACTGACGTTAAAATATTTTTGGAAAAATGGCGCCATATAGCCACCGAGTATACAACCAAAATCAGCAAACAACATTGGCATCCAAGCAAAAATCGCAATCTGTTTTAAGTCAAAACCATAAGCCGTAGACATAAATAATGGGATCCATGCGTTAAAAGTTCCCCATGCAGGTTCAGCTAAAAACCTTGGAATGGCAATGCCCCAAAAGCGACGAGTACTTATGATTTTATAAGCAGGTAATTTTGTAGTGTTTGATGTTTGGTGACTAACTTCTTGCCCAGATAGAATGTATTTTCTTTCTTCTTCTGACAATCGTTTTTGGTTAGTTGGATGACGATAAAGAGCGAACCAAAATAACCCCCAAATAAAGCTAAGTAAACCACAAATAACAAACGCTAATTGCCAACTGTGTAACCATATTGCTCCGGCAACTAATGGCGGTGCGATCATTGCTCCAACGGATGATCCTAGATTAAACCAACCAACAGCGATTGACCTTTCTTTTGCTGGAAACCATTCACTTGTTGCTTTTAAACCAGCAGGGATCATAGCCGCTTCGGCAGCTCCAACCGCTCCACGAGTAAACGCAAGACCCACCCAACTGCCAGAAAATGCAGTACTAATACAGAAGATTGACCATAATAACGCAAATACCGCATAACCTACGCGTGTGCCTAGTAAGTCAAGAACATACCCCGCTACAGGTTGCATTACGGTATAACAAGCTGAATAAGCAGCAACAACATATGAATATTGTTGAGTTGTCATACCCATAACTTCATTAAGCACAGGGGCAGCAACTGCAATTGAATTTCGAGTTAAATAACCAAGAATTGTGCCAATAGTCACTAACGCTATCATATACCAGCGAAGATTTTTTATTGTTTTGTACATTTTATGCTCCATAAACATTATGAATTTTGGCGCATATTAACATGTCAGTCAACTTAAAAAGTTGACATACATCACAGAACATAACATATAACCACAATAAAAATGCGGTTGCTAATTTGTCCGTCTTATTGAAGAAATATCTGACAAGGTACAAAATTTTAATTCAAGCTTGTTTAACTCTAAGCAATTAGATGTTATTTTAAGAACCAAACTCGAATTATGGAATTACTCAAAAATTATTATGATCCAAGAACAAAATGAACATCAGCGTCTTTATCAAGTTATCGCTACCGAATTAAAAAACCGGATTATTAATGGCATTTATCTTGTAGGCAGTAAATTACCGTCGGAAAGACTCATTTGTGAAGAATTAAAAGTCAGTCGTTCGGTAGTAAGAGAAGCGATTATAATGTTAGAAGTTGAAGGTTTTGTTGATGCTAGAAAAGGCTCTGGTATACATGTTATTGCCAATAAACAGCAAACCATAAATATAATTGCTGACTCACATGGACTGAATTTTGCTACAACAGGGCCTTTTGAATTGTTACAAGCTCGTCAATTAATTGAAAGTAATATTGCAGAGTTTGCTGCAACTCAGATCACAAAAGATGATATTGTTAATCTATTAGAAATTCAACACAATGCAAAAAAAGAAGATCATTATCGTGACTCTAATTGGGATCTTAAATTCCATACACAAATTGCCATGATTACGCGTAATACGGCCTTAATAACTATTGTTGAAGAAACATGGCGACAGCGAACATTAAACCCTTTATGGAAAAAACTCCATGAACATGTCCAGCAACAAGATATTGAAAGCTGGTGGGAAGAACATGATAAAATTCTTGAGGCATTAATCAATCGCGATCCTAAAGCTGCTAAACTAGCTATGTGGCAACATTTAGAAAACACAAAAAAAATGTTATTTGATGCAGCGAGTGAAGATTTTGAAACTAAACGCGATCACTATCTGTTTTCAGATAACCCTGTTGTCAGTATTAATGAAAATGAATTTGAATAACTATTCTACTTCTTTATGCCTTATTAACTAATAGGCCTTATCAACTGAGCTCATATTGTATATAGAACAAGCGAATAATAGGGCATTTAATCTTATTTTGAACATTATGAGGAAATACTAAAAACGTTTCTTTTATATTAGATAATACAAATTAGTTAAATCAATATAGCATTAGCATACTTTAAAAATGTTCCTATAAAGTAACATAGCAAACTATTTTATTGGTCATTTAGGGAATTAAAAATCAAAGCTATTTTTTTAAATCTAAATTATTCAATATAGATATTGAATAAACTGATAGTTTTAAAGAGAACTCATCATATTTTTTCCCAAGGACACATAATGATTATATTGATAAGTTGAATGGAGATATTTAAGTTCAGATAAAAGATATTTACTAACATTTTACTTAGTAATAATCTTTTATCTGATTTGATTATTAAAGATCTATAAAATTTCTGATATTCACCACTAACTTTATTGATAATGGTTAAACATAATAAAATTAAATAGAAATATAGATAAATATTTACACACTATAATTATTTCTATATATAACTAACGCTGATCATCAATCGCTATACCTGCTGGTGGCGTAAATTTAAATTTGCTTAAGTCAACTTTGCCAAGTTTTTGGCTAGATAATTCATAGTAGCTACGTTGCCCATCTTCTTCAATAATAGAAAAGTTAGAAATCATACCGGTCGGTAATACCGAAATAACAAAATCCTGATTGGATCCATCTGTTGGTTTTAATGTAAATGAATCTTGTTTACGAGTCACAGTATAAACATTCCAAATGGCATTGCGACTATCAGTAATCAATAGCATCAATCGATTATCCACTGCTTTTTTTAAATCCATGACACTTACTTGCTCAACCGCTGGCGTATATACCCACATATTTGTTCCATCAGAAATTATTGAAGTTTCATCTGGTTCGTTCATTGTCCAATTAAAATAATAAGGTCTGGTAACCCAAAGCTCTCCTTTTCCCTCTTGTACTAATTGGTTATCAGCTGTTTTCACTTCTTGAGAAAAATGTGCATAAAACCCATCAATTTTATCAAGACGCTGTTGTAACAGCTCTTTATCACCAGCCCATACTGATATGCTAGTCAATAATCCCATTAACAATAAAAACTTTTTCATAACTCATCCTTATGTACTTTTATTCGGCAATATTCAAATCAACTTCGATAATTGAATTTGCTTAAAATATTACTGTTTTTTAGTTAGCGGGAAAAGATATTTTCTTTTCTTTTTCACTAATTTCATATAACAAGTATATAATACCTATATCTTTCTAAAACCGGATTCAATGTGTTATGCCTAGTATGTCTTTTGAATTTACGACAGAAGAATTTAAGCCCTTAGCGGCAAGAATGCGTCCTCGTACGTTATCAGAATATATTGGTCAAACACAACTTTTAGGGGCAAACAAACCACTACCCAAAGCAATTGTAGCTGGTAATTTACATTCAATGATTTTATGGGGACCGCCAGGTACAGGTAAAACAACTCTTGCTGAGATCATTGCCCATCATGCTAACGCTAAAGTCGAAAGAATTTCAGCAGTAACGTCAGGAATCAAAGATATTCGTGAGGCCATTGAAAGAGCAAAAATCAATCAACAAGCAGGTATTCGTACTATTTTATTTGTTGATGAAGTACACCGATTTAATAAAAGCCAGCAAGATGCATTTTTACCCTATGTTGAAAATGGTACTGTAACATTTATAGGAGCTACCACTGAAAACCCTTCATTTGAATTAAATTCTGCATTATTATCTCGCGCTCGTGTGTATCTGCTTAAATCATTAACCACAAATGACATTGAGTTAATTTTACAACAAGCAATGGATGATCCACAGCGCGGATATGGTAAGTATAACATTGAGCTACCCGATGAAACCAAAAAACAGATCGCTGAATTTGTGGGTGGAGATGCTCGACGCGCCCTAAATACTCTTGAACTTTTAGTAGATATGTCCGACGGACAACCGCTTACACCTGCATTACTCAAAGAAGTGATAGGTGAGCGTAGTGCTCGATTTGATAATCAAGGTGATCGTTATTATGATTTAATTTCTGCCGTTCACAAATCTATCCGGGGTTCTGCGCCTGACGCTGCGCTCTATTGGTATGCTAGAATCATTTCTGCAGGTGGT
The sequence above is drawn from the Gilliamella apicola genome and encodes:
- a CDS encoding MFS transporter, translating into MYKTIKNLRWYMIALVTIGTILGYLTRNSIAVAAPVLNEVMGMTTQQYSYVVAAYSACYTVMQPVAGYVLDLLGTRVGYAVFALLWSIFCISTAFSGSWVGLAFTRGAVGAAEAAMIPAGLKATSEWFPAKERSIAVGWFNLGSSVGAMIAPPLVAGAIWLHSWQLAFVICGLLSFIWGLFWFALYRHPTNQKRLSEEERKYILSGQEVSHQTSNTTKLPAYKIISTRRFWGIAIPRFLAEPAWGTFNAWIPLFMSTAYGFDLKQIAIFAWMPMLFADFGCILGGYMAPFFQKYFNVSLINSRKLVVTVGGVLMIAPGLIGLFANPYVAIFLFCIGGFAHQALSGALITLSSDVFGRNEVATANGFTGMAAWLASTIFALIVGALAESVGFSPLFVILSCLDLLAALAVWTILKAPSTTEQQ
- the exuR gene encoding transcriptional regulator ExuR is translated as MIQEQNEHQRLYQVIATELKNRIINGIYLVGSKLPSERLICEELKVSRSVVREAIIMLEVEGFVDARKGSGIHVIANKQQTINIIADSHGLNFATTGPFELLQARQLIESNIAEFAATQITKDDIVNLLEIQHNAKKEDHYRDSNWDLKFHTQIAMITRNTALITIVEETWRQRTLNPLWKKLHEHVQQQDIESWWEEHDKILEALINRDPKAAKLAMWQHLENTKKMLFDAASEDFETKRDHYLFSDNPVVSINENEFE
- the lolA gene encoding outer membrane lipoprotein chaperone LolA codes for the protein MKKFLLLMGLLTSISVWAGDKELLQQRLDKIDGFYAHFSQEVKTADNQLVQEGKGELWVTRPYYFNWTMNEPDETSIISDGTNMWVYTPAVEQVSVMDLKKAVDNRLMLLITDSRNAIWNVYTVTRKQDSFTLKPTDGSNQDFVISVLPTGMISNFSIIEEDGQRSYYELSSQKLGKVDLSKFKFTPPAGIAIDDQR
- a CDS encoding replication-associated recombination protein A; its protein translation is MPSMSFEFTTEEFKPLAARMRPRTLSEYIGQTQLLGANKPLPKAIVAGNLHSMILWGPPGTGKTTLAEIIAHHANAKVERISAVTSGIKDIREAIERAKINQQAGIRTILFVDEVHRFNKSQQDAFLPYVENGTVTFIGATTENPSFELNSALLSRARVYLLKSLTTNDIELILQQAMDDPQRGYGKYNIELPDETKKQIAEFVGGDARRALNTLELLVDMSDGQPLTPALLKEVIGERSARFDNQGDRYYDLISAVHKSIRGSAPDAALYWYARIISAGGDPLYVARRLLAIASEDVGNADPRAMQVALAAWDCFTRVGPAEGERAIAQAIVYLACAPKSNAVYLAFKQAMLDAQSKPDYDVPEHLRNAPTNLMKKLGYGAQYRYAHDEPNAFAAGENYFPPELAESKYYYPSTRGAEKNYSDKLAWLESQNQASPIQRYKSPKD